A section of the Marinoscillum sp. 108 genome encodes:
- a CDS encoding cation diffusion facilitator family transporter, whose product MEHRVGTILGMDNEQTAIKTSYFSIIGNTSLAIIKALAGFFGNSYALIADAIESTTDIFSSLLVLFGLKYARRPADENHPYGHGRIEPLITFLVVAFLVTSATIIAYESILHIQTPHKVPQPWTLIVLGGIIAWKEVSYRIVIRKSELTNSSSLRADAWHHRSDAITSVTAFIGISIAIIFGKGYETADDWAALVASAFILYNSYLIFRPALGEIMDEHLYDDLQKEIRAVSLTVPGILSTEKCLIRKAGMQYHIDLHARVDGQISVTEGHDLAHLLKDTLCEKIPTLGHVSIHIEPQG is encoded by the coding sequence ATGGAGCACCGTGTGGGAACCATACTCGGCATGGACAACGAGCAAACAGCTATCAAAACCTCTTATTTCAGCATCATTGGCAACACCAGCCTTGCGATCATCAAAGCATTGGCCGGTTTTTTTGGCAATTCGTATGCGCTCATAGCAGACGCCATTGAGTCTACCACTGACATCTTTTCCTCCTTGCTGGTACTCTTCGGGCTCAAGTATGCCCGCAGGCCCGCCGACGAAAACCATCCTTACGGACATGGTCGGATAGAGCCCCTTATCACCTTTCTGGTGGTGGCCTTTTTGGTCACCTCTGCCACCATCATTGCTTACGAAAGCATTCTTCACATCCAAACACCCCATAAGGTGCCCCAACCCTGGACATTGATTGTACTGGGCGGCATCATCGCATGGAAGGAGGTCTCTTACCGCATCGTCATACGAAAGAGTGAGCTAACCAACAGCTCATCGCTTCGCGCCGATGCCTGGCACCATCGCAGTGACGCCATTACTTCCGTGACCGCATTTATTGGTATCTCCATCGCCATCATCTTCGGCAAGGGCTATGAAACCGCCGACGACTGGGCAGCACTTGTCGCCTCTGCTTTCATCTTGTACAACAGCTACCTGATTTTCCGACCTGCCCTCGGTGAAATCATGGATGAACACCTCTATGATGACCTCCAAAAAGAAATCAGAGCAGTTTCCCTGACGGTCCCAGGGATCCTGAGCACAGAAAAGTGTCTGATCAGAAAAGCCGGGATGCAATATCACATAGACCTACATGCCCGTGTAGACGGTCAAATTAGCGTCACTGAGGGTCACGATCTTGCTCACCTGCTGAAAGACACCCTGTGTGAAAAGATCCCCACGCTGGGCCACGTTTCCATCCACATAGAGCCCCAAGGGTAA